GCCCCCTCCAGCAGGCGGAACGTCTCGTAGCTGAAGGTCGAGAACGTCGTGAACCCCCCGAGGAAGCCGATGGTGAGGCCGATGCGAAGGTCGGGGGAAATCTGCGTGGTGCGGAGGCCGAACTCCATGACGAGGCCGATGAGGAACGCCCCGATCGCGTTGACCGCGAGGGTCCCGTACGGCATCGAGGCGCCGAGGTGGTCGTGGACCAGGCCGGAGAGGAAGTAGCGCGCGAGGCACCCCAGCGCGCCGAAAAGGGCGATGTACAGGACAACGGTCACGGAAGCGAATCCCTTCTGCGGATCGCAAGTCGCCCCGGACAAAAAAAACTCCTGCCCCACAGTTGTCGGGTAGGAGTCATCAGCCGTCCGGACGACGGCGGTTATCGGCGAACTCCATCGCCGGAATACGCCATTTTCATACCACGACCGCCTCCCGTTGGGAAGCTTGTCGCCGAACGGTCACGAATCCAGGACTTTTCTCAGTTTCATCGCCAGATCCCGCATCCGGAACGGCTTCTGGATGAACGCCACCTGCTCGTCAAGAATGCCGCGTTTCGCGATGACGTCCGCCGTGTACCCCGACATGTAGAGACATTTCATCCCCGGCCGCGCCTCTTGGAGCCGGTCCGCCAGCTCCTTCCCGCTCATGCCGGGCATCACCACGTCGGTCAGCAGCAGGTCGAAACGCTCCGCGCTTCCTTCGATTATGGCAATCGCCTCGGCGGGCGTCCCGGCGGAGCGCACCGAATACCCCAGGATTTCCAGCAGGGATTTCCCAAGCTCCAGGATCGCCCGCTCGTCCTCGACGAGGAGGATGGTCTCCCCGTGGCCCATCGGGATTTCCGCCGGGGATCCGGCGCCGGACTTTGCGACTTCACCCGCGTGCCTGGGAAGGTAGATCCGGAAGACGGTCCCATCCCCCGGTTCGCTGTCGACTTCGATCACCCCGTTGTTCTGACGGACGATGCCGTACACCGTGGCGAGTCCGAGACCGGTGCCCCGACCCACCTCCTTGGTGGTGAAAAACGGCTCGAACAGCCGCTCGAGGATTTCCTTGTCCATGCCGGAGCCGTCGTCTCCCACCGAAAGCACGACGTACTCCCCGGGGACGGATCCGGGATGACGCGCGCAAAAGGCCCCGTCGAGAGACGCGTTCTCCGTCCGGATGGTGACCTTTCCGACTCCCGCAATCGCGTCGCGGGCGTTGGCGCAGAGATTCGCGAGGATCTGGTCGATCTGGCCGGGGTCCATTTTCACGGGCCACAGCCCCGCCTGCGGCAGCCAGACGACGTCGATCTCCTCGCCCATCAGCCGGCGCAGCATCGCGAACATCCCTTCCACCGTCGCGTTCAGGTCGAGCACCACGGGCTCGCCCATCAGCCGGCGCAGCATCGCGAACATCCCTTCCACCGTCGCGTTCAGGTCGAGCACCACGGGTGCGACCGCCTGCTTCCGGGCGAAGGCGAGCATCTGCCGCGTGAGGACGGCGGAACGCTCGGCGGCGTTGCGGATCTCCACGAGATCCTCGCGAACGGACTCCTCCGTCCCGATCTTCCCGATCGCCATTTCCGAATGGGCGAGGATCACCATGAGCATGTTGTTGAAGTCGTGGGCCACGCCGCCGGCGAGCCGCCCGATCGACTCCATCTTCTCGGACTGCGCGAGCTCCGACTCGAGCCGCTTCCGCTCCTCCTCCCC
The sequence above is drawn from the Deltaproteobacteria bacterium genome and encodes:
- the crcB gene encoding fluoride efflux transporter CrcB; this translates as MTVVLYIALFGALGCLARYFLSGLVHDHLGASMPYGTLAVNAIGAFLIGLVMEFGLRTTQISPDLRIGLTIGFLGGFTTFSTFSYETFRLLEGA
- a CDS encoding DUF3365 domain-containing protein: MERARARMVAISAVVWVAAIAVSFTWDWIEAGRTGKMFAETEARSAFNKDLVYRRWAAGQGGVYVPPTDRTPPNPYLAHIPDRDVVTTDGKRLTLMNPAYMTRQVHELGREQYGARGHITSLRPIRPGNAPDAWETKVLRTFEAGAKEAVSVEAMDGVPFLRLMRPLVVEAGCLKCHASQGYRQGDIRGGISVSIQYGPYLAAIGKERFQSLTAHLLIGILGLAGVWAGNVSLRRSERMLREREELFRSQFEQHAAVKLIVDPDTGGIVDANPAAARFYGWPRERLRRMKIGEINTLPPEELAEKLREVGSGAGGRYEFRHRRADGSVRDVEVYSTRIQAKGRGYLHSIVHDVTDRKRGEEERKRLESELAQSEKMESIGRLAGGVAHDFNNMLMVILAHSEMAIGKIGTEESVREDLVEIRNAAERSAVLTRQMLAFARKQAVAPVVLDLNATVEGMFAMLRRLMGEPVVLDLNATVEGMFAMLRRLMGEEIDVVWLPQAGLWPVKMDPGQIDQILANLCANARDAIAGVGKVTIRTENASLDGAFCARHPGSVPGEYVVLSVGDDGSGMDKEILERLFEPFFTTKEVGRGTGLGLATVYGIVRQNNGVIEVDSEPGDGTVFRIYLPRHAGEVAKSGAGSPAEIPMGHGETILLVEDERAILELGKSLLEILGYSVRSAGTPAEAIAIIEGSAERFDLLLTDVVMPGMSGKELADRLQEARPGMKCLYMSGYTADVIAKRGILDEQVAFIQKPFRMRDLAMKLRKVLDS